The following proteins come from a genomic window of Paenibacillus sp. CAA11:
- a CDS encoding LysM peptidoglycan-binding domain-containing protein codes for MDFILKDGKGKSFWFPVNPEEVNIFRDKGMETVTLLSSGEFDLPQGEKVKEISFSSFFPQQYDEGYCRYMNIPDPMEAMNQLNLFLLSKTPLRFMITGTGVNVPVWVTSHKTTLRGGETGDVYFDLTLRTWRELKVGKIAAASKGGSSVTAARNRADLKTSPKIYTVKSGDSLSKIAKLELGSSARWNEIYKLNKTVIGKDPNRIKPGQKLVMP; via the coding sequence GTGGACTTTATTTTGAAGGATGGGAAGGGCAAGAGTTTCTGGTTCCCGGTCAACCCTGAAGAAGTCAACATTTTCAGGGATAAGGGGATGGAGACCGTAACCCTGTTATCATCCGGTGAATTCGATCTGCCGCAGGGAGAGAAGGTGAAGGAGATATCCTTCTCTTCTTTTTTTCCACAGCAATATGATGAAGGATACTGCCGTTACATGAACATACCTGACCCCATGGAGGCAATGAATCAGCTGAATTTGTTCCTCTTATCCAAAACACCGCTCCGCTTCATGATTACGGGAACAGGCGTCAATGTGCCGGTATGGGTGACCTCCCATAAAACAACGCTTCGGGGAGGGGAAACGGGTGATGTCTATTTCGACCTGACCTTACGCACCTGGCGGGAGCTCAAAGTAGGCAAGATCGCAGCGGCTTCCAAAGGGGGGAGCAGCGTGACTGCCGCCCGGAACCGGGCTGATTTGAAGACAAGTCCCAAGATCTATACGGTTAAATCGGGGGATTCTCTGTCCAAAATCGCTAAGCTGGAACTCGGTTCAAGCGCTCGCTGGAATGAGATTTACAAGCTGAACAAGACGGTGATCGGCAAAGATCCGAACCGGATCAAGCCGGGGCAGAAGCTGGTGATGCCGTGA
- a CDS encoding phage tail assembly chaperone, with product MNEMEQLNEEQILDGLFEAADKLPEEAVYIQRLDLRMILRGLTSSRVDSIRERCTVRRTIKGRTEEKVDTEVFNALLISESTVRLEVKGLELTGWGDSRITSRLKLSGGEQAVRRMLLAGELDAVGDKVLELSGFGVDIDDLKN from the coding sequence ATGAACGAAATGGAACAATTGAATGAGGAACAAATTCTGGATGGTCTCTTCGAAGCGGCGGATAAGCTGCCGGAAGAGGCCGTTTATATTCAGCGCCTGGACCTGCGGATGATTCTGCGGGGCCTTACTTCAAGCCGGGTTGACAGCATTCGGGAACGCTGCACGGTACGCAGAACGATTAAGGGACGCACAGAGGAAAAGGTGGATACCGAGGTGTTCAACGCTCTCCTGATCTCCGAATCTACAGTCCGACTTGAGGTCAAAGGGCTGGAGCTAACGGGCTGGGGGGATTCCCGCATCACTTCCCGCTTAAAGCTGTCTGGCGGAGAGCAGGCTGTACGGCGGATGCTGCTGGCCGGAGAGCTCGATGCGGTCGGCGATAAAGTGCTGGAGCTGTCCGGCTTCGGGGTCGATATTGATGACTTAAAAAACTGA
- a CDS encoding phage tail tube protein, whose product MLDASRVILGTYGQAYIDGVWQTHINKLEASVEMEKRELNLCGSDWKVHKSGIKKGTGTMSGYKVTSDMIRRGFTKFEIITKLEDPEAYGHERVRLINCSPDKIQLANWTAGEEVQEETTFTFEGYELLDPITAN is encoded by the coding sequence ATGTTAGACGCTTCAAGAGTGATTCTGGGAACCTATGGCCAAGCCTATATTGATGGGGTATGGCAGACACATATCAACAAGCTGGAAGCTAGTGTAGAGATGGAGAAGCGGGAGCTGAACCTGTGCGGCAGCGACTGGAAGGTGCACAAAAGCGGAATTAAGAAAGGCACGGGCACAATGAGCGGCTATAAGGTGACCTCGGACATGATTCGCCGCGGCTTCACCAAGTTCGAGATCATTACCAAGCTGGAGGACCCGGAAGCCTACGGTCATGAGCGTGTGCGCTTAATAAACTGTTCACCGGACAAGATTCAGCTGGCCAACTGGACTGCAGGGGAAGAAGTGCAGGAGGAAACGACCTTCACCTTCGAAGGCTACGAGCTGCTGGATCCGATTACAGCGAATTAA
- a CDS encoding phage tail sheath family protein: protein MAGGTWNQMDEKLLPGLYMNFQAAAASAIQPGARGTVVVPVKADWGPVREFVEISSEQGIRQAFGAQISEKATAASSLYLALLGGPKKLFAYRLADASAKVAELKLKSKDDKDLLLLSAKYPGARGNSFRMTVQPSVTDPAVKEIKLYEGTALLRTFNAGSGSAEAAREAINGDSENVWVTAQAAADAADSTLAEIASAAFAGGASGIDSLTNADYIAAQAALETQSFDVLALDGVTDSALQQSFAAWTKRVRQEGKQVLLVLGGSLADDTAAKAPALASARSALLNHEGIINVGTGARLNGTDYSSAQISAYVAGLIAGQRLNESTTYAVTPFEDVTRRWTRTEQEDAVRGGVFILFHDGRQVKVLRGMNSLITPRSGQNKGWSKIRTVRVMDAITSDLQRSAEETYIGRVNNTEEGRLALIGACKAYLAQLAGSGVIEANGYDVTLDPAYYGPGASLTPQPDQVYLQWNARLTDVMEQLFGTFYVQ from the coding sequence ATGGCAGGAGGAACATGGAATCAGATGGACGAGAAGCTGTTACCGGGATTGTATATGAATTTTCAGGCTGCGGCGGCCTCGGCAATTCAGCCGGGAGCGCGGGGAACGGTTGTGGTTCCCGTTAAGGCCGATTGGGGTCCTGTCAGGGAATTTGTTGAAATCAGCAGTGAGCAGGGAATTCGCCAGGCTTTCGGCGCTCAAATTTCTGAGAAGGCGACCGCTGCAAGCTCGCTGTACTTGGCGCTGCTAGGTGGGCCGAAGAAGCTGTTCGCCTATCGTTTGGCCGACGCTTCGGCCAAAGTCGCGGAGCTTAAGCTAAAGAGCAAGGACGATAAAGATCTTCTCCTGCTTAGCGCTAAATATCCTGGCGCCAGAGGCAACAGCTTCCGCATGACCGTACAGCCAAGCGTGACTGACCCGGCTGTGAAAGAGATCAAGCTCTATGAAGGCACGGCGCTGCTAAGAACCTTCAATGCAGGCAGCGGCTCCGCTGAAGCAGCCCGTGAGGCGATTAACGGGGACAGCGAGAATGTGTGGGTTACGGCTCAGGCTGCGGCAGATGCGGCGGATAGCACGCTCGCCGAGATTGCTTCCGCAGCATTTGCAGGCGGCGCAAGCGGCATTGACAGCCTGACCAATGCGGACTACATTGCCGCTCAGGCTGCGCTGGAGACGCAGAGCTTCGATGTGCTGGCCCTGGACGGTGTAACGGACAGCGCCTTACAGCAGAGCTTTGCGGCTTGGACCAAGCGGGTCCGCCAGGAAGGCAAGCAGGTGCTGCTCGTGCTCGGCGGTTCCCTAGCGGATGATACCGCAGCTAAGGCGCCGGCCTTGGCATCTGCGCGTTCTGCCCTGCTGAACCATGAAGGCATCATCAATGTGGGGACAGGAGCCCGCCTGAACGGAACGGACTACAGTTCTGCCCAAATTTCTGCTTACGTTGCTGGGCTGATTGCCGGTCAGCGTCTGAACGAGTCGACCACCTATGCGGTGACGCCGTTCGAGGATGTCACCCGCCGCTGGACGCGCACCGAACAAGAGGACGCCGTGCGTGGAGGCGTGTTCATCCTGTTCCATGACGGGCGCCAGGTTAAGGTGCTGCGAGGCATGAACAGCCTGATTACGCCGCGGAGCGGGCAGAACAAAGGCTGGTCCAAAATCCGCACCGTGCGCGTCATGGACGCCATTACCTCCGACCTGCAGCGCTCGGCAGAGGAAACCTATATCGGCCGTGTGAACAACACAGAGGAAGGACGTCTTGCGCTGATCGGAGCCTGCAAGGCTTATCTGGCCCAGCTGGCAGGCAGCGGAGTGATCGAGGCAAACGGCTATGATGTCACCCTGGACCCGGCTTACTATGGGCCTGGAGCCAGTCTGACTCCGCAGCCGGACCAGGTGTACCTGCAGTGGAATGCCCGTTTGACCGATGTAATGGAGCAGCTTTTCGGAACCTTTTACGTACAGTAA
- a CDS encoding ArpU family phage packaging/lysis transcriptional regulator, with protein sequence MGQTRTETFSLMLELPAINREATRRRVENELGRIRMYRRMGSVRREAATTASYEARLHGATNRVSKPSETVAIWNVDKETELARRSQMMDKALACLNELERELIMKRYLETDDTYDYLICGDLGVSERKYRRVKAAAIAKLAWALQLEVPAIG encoded by the coding sequence TTGGGACAAACCAGAACAGAGACATTCTCTTTAATGCTTGAACTGCCTGCTATTAATCGTGAAGCGACTCGACGCCGTGTGGAAAATGAACTAGGACGGATACGAATGTACCGCCGGATGGGGAGCGTTCGCAGAGAGGCTGCGACGACAGCTAGTTATGAAGCCCGCCTGCATGGAGCAACGAACCGAGTAAGCAAGCCTTCGGAGACTGTTGCCATATGGAATGTCGATAAGGAGACGGAGCTGGCCCGGCGGTCTCAGATGATGGACAAGGCTCTGGCCTGTCTGAATGAGCTGGAACGAGAATTAATAATGAAGCGTTATCTAGAGACGGACGATACTTACGATTATCTGATCTGTGGGGACCTGGGTGTTAGTGAACGTAAATATCGCCGGGTCAAGGCGGCAGCCATTGCTAAGCTGGCATGGGCTTTGCAGCTTGAGGTTCCCGCGATAGGATAG
- a CDS encoding helix-turn-helix domain-containing protein, which translates to MLTDKLAELRLARNLTHKDMADKLGITRQGYGNYESGKRTIDSATLKKIADILDVDTDYLLGRTSVPRASADESGLAFYGGPDKYSPDEIEVMEAALKAYREQKKRLLEDRHS; encoded by the coding sequence GTGTTAACAGACAAATTAGCCGAGTTAAGATTAGCAAGAAATTTAACCCATAAAGATATGGCCGACAAGCTCGGTATTACCCGTCAGGGTTACGGCAACTATGAATCGGGAAAGCGGACCATTGATTCCGCTACGCTTAAGAAAATTGCTGACATCCTGGACGTGGACACCGATTATTTGCTCGGCCGAACCTCTGTCCCCCGTGCCTCTGCGGATGAATCCGGGCTTGCTTTCTACGGTGGACCGGATAAGTACAGTCCAGATGAGATCGAAGTCATGGAGGCGGCCCTCAAGGCCTATCGGGAACAAAAAAAGCGGCTGCTGGAGGATCGACACTCCTAA
- a CDS encoding ImmA/IrrE family metallo-endopeptidase: protein MDLTLYQETELEQSISSAYKKHGFLRPEDLDIDQVADAFEIDIVYYEGNPFSCNISYVIFLDKKMEPRQQREVFFHELCHVLRHAGNQKLMPRLFLEQQEIEADRFALYAAAPFFMIRELELPDHQKEAADMLAEEFKLPAALARSRIEQMQGRILQHVWQNETAKALNPSSNSVLSKSSWTEETQKLLDKLYHQLEGRES, encoded by the coding sequence ATGGATTTAACTCTCTATCAAGAAACTGAGCTGGAACAATCCATATCGTCCGCTTATAAGAAGCATGGTTTTTTGAGGCCAGAAGATCTGGATATTGACCAGGTGGCAGATGCCTTCGAGATTGATATTGTATATTATGAAGGAAATCCCTTCTCCTGCAATATCTCCTACGTGATCTTTCTCGATAAGAAGATGGAGCCAAGACAGCAGCGCGAGGTGTTCTTCCATGAGCTCTGCCATGTGCTGAGACATGCTGGCAACCAAAAACTGATGCCTCGTCTCTTCCTGGAGCAGCAGGAGATCGAAGCCGACCGGTTTGCCCTCTATGCGGCCGCCCCTTTTTTCATGATCCGTGAGCTCGAGCTTCCCGATCATCAGAAGGAGGCAGCCGATATGCTGGCCGAAGAGTTCAAGCTCCCCGCCGCCTTAGCCAGAAGCCGAATTGAACAAATGCAAGGAAGAATCCTGCAGCATGTATGGCAGAACGAGACAGCCAAAGCGTTGAATCCTAGCTCTAACAGTGTCCTCAGCAAATCTTCATGGACCGAAGAGACTCAGAAATTGCTGGACAAGCTGTATCATCAGCTGGAGGGGAGAGAATCCTAG
- the ltrA gene encoding group II intron reverse transcriptase/maturase, with translation MKAEYRKGYLQRDSVEREEHAGVRSAGTRERKERGGATDLLEQILDRDNLNRAYKQVKRNHGAPGIDGMTVEDALPWLQEHRDELLQKIREGRYKPSPVRRKEIPKADGSGVRKLGIPTVVDRVIQQAVAQQLQPLFEPLFSEGSYGYRPGRSAQQAIRKVKDYAEQGYGYAVEIDLSKYFDTLNHELLMHLLRKQIQDRRVTELIKRYLKSGVMENGVHCKTEEGSPQGGPLSPLLANIYLNEFDQEMKGRGVNVIRYADDIVVLAKSKRAAVRLLESCGKYLETKLRLQINTQKSKVGSVVARKHFKFLGFALGKNKNGMYIRAHGQSLAKAKKKLKELTSRSQGRNVRQVMEKVKVYIRGWIGYYYVADMKRILQSWSEWLRRRLRMYIWKQWKKPRTKVQNLRKLGIPEWQAYQWGNSRLGYWRIAGSPVLSRSITNKKLVQAGYYDFPAQYERLRKLHLCG, from the coding sequence ATGAAAGCAGAATACCGAAAGGGCTACCTGCAAAGGGATAGCGTGGAACGCGAAGAGCATGCGGGAGTGCGGAGCGCCGGCACTCGGGAACGTAAAGAAAGAGGCGGTGCAACAGACCTGCTGGAGCAGATTCTGGACAGAGACAATCTGAACAGAGCCTACAAACAGGTCAAACGCAACCATGGAGCGCCAGGAATCGACGGAATGACCGTAGAAGACGCGCTACCCTGGCTGCAGGAACATAGAGACGAGCTGTTGCAAAAGATCCGGGAAGGCAGATACAAGCCCAGCCCAGTACGGCGCAAGGAAATTCCCAAAGCAGATGGAAGCGGAGTACGGAAGCTTGGCATACCCACGGTCGTAGACCGAGTGATTCAGCAGGCAGTCGCCCAGCAGCTCCAGCCCCTGTTCGAGCCGCTCTTCTCGGAGGGAAGCTATGGCTACCGCCCCGGTCGGAGCGCACAACAGGCCATTCGCAAGGTGAAAGACTATGCAGAACAGGGATACGGCTACGCAGTAGAAATCGACCTCTCCAAATACTTCGACACGCTGAATCATGAGCTGCTTATGCATCTTTTGCGCAAACAAATTCAGGACAGACGCGTAACCGAACTGATTAAGAGATACCTGAAAAGTGGGGTTATGGAGAACGGGGTGCACTGCAAAACAGAAGAAGGCTCCCCTCAGGGAGGCCCCCTGTCGCCGCTTCTGGCGAACATCTACCTGAACGAATTTGACCAAGAGATGAAAGGCCGCGGAGTGAACGTCATCCGCTATGCGGACGATATTGTGGTGCTTGCCAAAAGCAAACGGGCAGCGGTGCGGCTACTGGAATCCTGCGGAAAGTACCTGGAGACCAAACTGAGACTCCAGATCAATACGCAGAAAAGTAAGGTCGGTAGCGTAGTGGCTCGAAAGCACTTCAAATTTCTCGGCTTTGCCCTGGGAAAGAACAAGAACGGCATGTATATCCGTGCCCATGGACAATCCCTCGCAAAAGCGAAGAAGAAGTTGAAAGAACTCACAAGTCGCAGCCAGGGCAGAAATGTTCGCCAAGTCATGGAAAAGGTAAAAGTCTACATTCGGGGATGGATTGGTTACTACTATGTGGCCGACATGAAACGGATCCTGCAAAGCTGGAGCGAATGGTTGCGAAGACGACTGCGGATGTACATCTGGAAACAGTGGAAAAAGCCGCGAACAAAAGTACAAAACCTGCGGAAGCTGGGGATACCGGAATGGCAGGCTTACCAGTGGGGCAATTCCCGTCTCGGGTACTGGCGCATCGCCGGAAGTCCAGTGTTGTCTCGTTCCATAACAAACAAAAAGCTCGTACAGGCAGGATATTATGACTTTCCTGCGCAATACGAGCGTTTACGTAAATTGCACTTATGCGGTTGA
- a CDS encoding APC family permease: MFERLKRLLIGRPMKSNELEGERLSKLKALAILSSDALSSVAYGTEQILLVLIAAGFTALWYSLPIALAVLGLLAILIISYRQTIFSYPSGGGAYIVAKDNLGKAPSLVAGGSLLVDYILTVAVSSSAGTDAITSAFPSLHDHRVLIALIMIIFLTILNLRGVTESASVLAIPIYLFVIAIFVLIVSGIIKYMSGGVHAAHPEFGAAVSNASLFLLLKAFSSGCSALTGVEAVSNAIPNFREPAAKNAAKTLLMMGLILGAMFTGITLLAYWFGIQPTEKSTVISQIAEATFGRGALYFIIQGVTAVILFLAANTAYSAFPLLAFMFAKDKYMPHMFMVRGDRLGFSNGILFLSIFSAILVIVFGGNTESLIPLYAVGVFIPFTLSQLGMMMRWVRLKPDGWVIKLAINTIGMLTTLSITLIFVITKFTQVWVIFIFLPLVVYVFYKIRAHYDNTADQLRINLQEDKPNPKGNTIIIPISGITRVVLNTVSYAKTLSNNVVAVYIGFDDESIAKMEKKWAEWDPGIRLIVLKSRYRSIMRPLMKFIQTVEWKKSAEDHITILIPQFVTKHWWENVLHNQTSIMMRAYFIRYKEVIVTTVPFHLKN, from the coding sequence ATGTTCGAGAGATTAAAACGTTTGCTGATTGGCAGACCAATGAAGTCCAATGAGCTGGAAGGAGAGAGGCTTAGTAAGCTTAAGGCGCTGGCTATTCTATCTTCAGATGCGTTATCCTCAGTAGCTTACGGAACAGAACAGATTTTACTAGTGCTCATTGCGGCGGGATTTACGGCTCTCTGGTATTCTCTGCCTATTGCACTTGCTGTACTGGGTCTGTTAGCGATTCTAATTATTTCTTATCGTCAGACCATCTTCTCTTATCCTTCGGGCGGTGGAGCTTATATCGTTGCTAAGGATAATTTAGGGAAGGCGCCCAGCCTCGTGGCAGGAGGGTCACTTCTTGTCGATTATATTCTGACGGTAGCCGTGAGTTCTTCGGCAGGGACAGATGCGATTACCTCGGCATTTCCATCGCTGCACGACCATAGGGTGCTAATTGCCCTCATCATGATTATTTTCTTGACCATCTTAAATCTTCGGGGAGTGACTGAATCCGCCTCCGTATTAGCCATTCCGATCTATCTATTTGTTATAGCAATCTTCGTGCTGATTGTGAGCGGAATTATTAAATATATGTCAGGAGGAGTTCACGCAGCACATCCCGAATTCGGAGCTGCGGTCTCCAATGCAAGCTTGTTCCTGCTGCTCAAAGCGTTCAGCTCAGGGTGTTCGGCACTAACCGGGGTTGAGGCCGTATCGAATGCCATTCCTAACTTTCGGGAGCCTGCAGCAAAAAATGCAGCCAAGACGCTCTTAATGATGGGTTTGATTCTGGGCGCCATGTTTACTGGAATCACCCTTTTAGCTTATTGGTTCGGCATTCAGCCTACTGAGAAATCGACAGTCATTTCACAAATTGCTGAAGCGACATTCGGCAGAGGCGCATTGTATTTCATTATTCAGGGCGTGACGGCTGTCATCCTGTTCCTCGCTGCCAACACAGCTTATTCTGCGTTCCCGTTGCTGGCTTTCATGTTCGCGAAGGATAAATATATGCCGCATATGTTCATGGTTCGTGGAGACCGGCTAGGCTTCTCTAACGGAATTCTGTTCCTTAGCATATTTTCAGCTATCTTAGTTATTGTATTTGGTGGGAATACGGAGTCCTTGATTCCATTGTATGCAGTCGGGGTGTTTATTCCATTCACGCTGTCCCAGCTCGGAATGATGATGCGATGGGTGCGGCTGAAGCCGGATGGATGGGTGATCAAGCTTGCAATCAATACGATCGGCATGCTGACAACCTTATCGATTACCCTTATTTTCGTGATTACCAAGTTCACACAGGTTTGGGTCATCTTTATTTTCTTGCCTTTGGTGGTCTACGTGTTCTATAAGATTAGAGCGCATTATGATAATACGGCGGATCAATTAAGAATCAATCTGCAAGAAGATAAGCCGAATCCCAAAGGAAACACGATTATTATTCCGATCTCGGGCATTACACGAGTTGTGCTGAACACGGTAAGCTATGCTAAGACCCTGTCGAATAATGTAGTGGCCGTGTATATCGGGTTTGATGATGAATCCATTGCCAAGATGGAAAAAAAGTGGGCGGAGTGGGATCCAGGCATCCGGCTGATTGTACTTAAATCCAGATACCGCAGCATCATGCGCCCGCTAATGAAGTTCATTCAGACGGTCGAGTGGAAGAAATCAGCAGAGGATCATATCACCATCCTGATTCCGCAGTTCGTAACCAAGCATTGGTGGGAGAATGTGCTTCATAATCAGACGAGTATTATGATGCGGGCATATTTTATAAGATACAAAGAAGTAATTGTAACTACGGTGCCATTCCACTTGAAGAATTAG
- a CDS encoding YitT family protein: MVHKHRKITPAEFLMRFLLITVGAVLAGTALEVFLVNNTIIDGGITGVSIVLAKVTKMPLGIFLFVINLPFLFIGYKQVGKTFAFSSLYGIVVLSVTTTLMHHWKPVTDEKILAVLFGGLLLGFGVGIVLRAGGSTDGAEILAILISKKTNIPVGQIILGINVVIFIVAGFILGWDSAMYSIFTFYIASKVMDIVVEGLNESKSVTIISKEYEEISQAIMDRLGRSTTYIYAKGGYSQEDTQMIYCVVTRLEVAKLKAVVQDIDRRAFIAIEHVSDVSGGNFSKKSIH, from the coding sequence ATGGTTCATAAACACAGGAAAATTACACCTGCTGAATTTTTGATGAGGTTCCTGCTCATCACAGTGGGTGCGGTTCTTGCCGGAACAGCGCTGGAAGTTTTTCTCGTAAACAACACCATTATCGATGGAGGAATTACTGGCGTATCCATCGTCCTCGCTAAGGTTACTAAAATGCCTCTCGGTATATTCCTTTTCGTCATTAACTTGCCATTTCTCTTTATTGGTTATAAGCAGGTCGGCAAAACATTCGCTTTTTCATCTCTATATGGGATTGTGGTCTTATCAGTGACGACTACCTTAATGCACCATTGGAAGCCGGTTACAGATGAGAAGATTCTGGCCGTACTGTTTGGTGGTCTTCTACTCGGTTTCGGAGTCGGTATTGTGCTTCGGGCCGGCGGTTCAACAGATGGTGCCGAGATTTTGGCGATTCTGATCTCTAAGAAAACGAACATTCCGGTAGGACAGATCATTCTTGGTATTAATGTAGTGATCTTTATCGTGGCTGGGTTTATCCTCGGTTGGGATTCCGCCATGTATTCCATATTCACCTTCTATATTGCTTCCAAAGTGATGGATATTGTCGTGGAAGGTCTCAATGAGTCGAAATCGGTTACGATTATTTCCAAGGAATATGAAGAGATTTCTCAAGCGATTATGGATCGCCTGGGCAGAAGCACGACTTATATTTATGCAAAAGGCGGATATTCACAGGAAGACACGCAGATGATTTATTGTGTAGTGACAAGACTTGAGGTGGCGAAGCTGAAAGCCGTGGTACAGGATATCGACCGTAGGGCTTTTATCGCGATCGAGCATGTCTCAGATGTGTCGGGCGGTAATTTCTCTAAGAAAAGTATTCATTAA
- a CDS encoding asparagine synthase, translated as MREGLIPTVLGTVVSASAASLLNSKYKLAATGLLGFGLAHIVLGAIDLVEHRERY; from the coding sequence ATGCGCGAAGGTTTAATTCCTACTGTGTTAGGAACTGTCGTGTCTGCATCTGCCGCTTCCCTGCTGAACAGCAAGTATAAACTTGCCGCTACGGGTCTCCTTGGCTTTGGTCTTGCCCATATCGTGCTGGGCGCTATCGACTTGGTAGAGCACCGGGAGCGTTACTAG
- a CDS encoding L,D-transpeptidase, with protein MPNYRIIVDLSDRMLYLLDNNIVVRSFPVGIGRMVTQTPSGEYTIINKQPNPGGPFGVMWMGLSKPHYGIHGTNDPSSIGKEVSHGCIRMHNADVLTLSGLVPLNTRVTIRP; from the coding sequence CTGCCAAATTATCGTATTATCGTGGATTTATCTGACCGGATGCTTTATCTGCTTGATAACAATATTGTCGTTAGAAGCTTTCCGGTAGGCATAGGGCGAATGGTCACCCAAACTCCATCGGGGGAGTACACCATTATTAACAAACAGCCAAATCCTGGCGGGCCGTTTGGGGTCATGTGGATGGGTCTCTCTAAGCCGCATTACGGGATTCACGGCACTAATGACCCATCCTCGATAGGAAAAGAAGTCAGTCACGGTTGTATCCGAATGCATAATGCGGATGTCCTTACATTGTCAGGATTAGTCCCATTAAATACTAGGGTCACGATTAGGCCATAA
- a CDS encoding ABC transporter substrate-binding protein: MKLKKIKKVLVAGLATTFLLSLLAGCSGEKSSDSKEEKVLRIGMLYGGGGGDDSYLRQQYTDVFEYSHPNVKIEFVYAIDQSQYRYSDGPTQDQQPDAVESMKKIMTGSNPVDVIMLDTSSLRDLIQENMVKQLDPLIQEDKLDMSDFVPTIMDGLKEIGDNKLYAMASTFSSSALFYNKKAFQAAGVEPPKDGMTWDETFNLATRVAKGEGKNRMYGFDFSNYVGAEPYMGVTMYAEPLQLRYFDDKAEKMTVNTPQWEKVWSTISKYYRDKVILDSKALMEEQQNDNKTNYNEVSQDPFLSGRVAMVLADSSYVNTLIDANENAGKVMKNFKPVDWDIVTAPVHPEKPGVGGNMYINNAFAINASAPNPDTAWDFVKFQASEEWAKLKSRSSYEMVSRKSYIKPVEGKDYNVAAFYTLKPTPQMSSKDQKLITEKPGLSSVRYVGSTFFQQVLENKKTPAEALKAYEQKGNEMLQAIKNNPKTMFQPDGTPYVPQENGK, from the coding sequence ATGAAATTAAAAAAAATTAAAAAGGTATTGGTTGCGGGTCTGGCAACGACCTTCTTGCTGTCGCTGCTTGCTGGCTGCAGCGGGGAGAAATCTTCAGACAGCAAGGAAGAGAAGGTACTGCGGATCGGTATGCTGTACGGCGGAGGCGGTGGTGACGACTCCTACTTGCGTCAGCAATATACAGATGTTTTTGAATATTCTCATCCAAATGTCAAGATTGAGTTCGTATATGCGATCGACCAGAGTCAATATCGCTATAGTGATGGACCTACGCAAGATCAACAGCCGGATGCGGTTGAGAGCATGAAGAAGATCATGACTGGCAGCAATCCGGTAGATGTTATCATGCTGGATACCTCTTCCTTAAGAGACTTGATCCAGGAGAATATGGTTAAACAGCTGGATCCGTTGATTCAGGAAGATAAGCTTGATATGTCTGATTTTGTACCCACCATCATGGACGGCTTGAAGGAGATCGGAGATAATAAGCTTTACGCTATGGCTTCTACATTCAGCTCATCGGCCTTGTTCTACAATAAAAAGGCATTCCAGGCCGCCGGTGTTGAACCGCCTAAGGATGGAATGACCTGGGATGAGACCTTCAATCTGGCCACCCGTGTGGCTAAGGGGGAAGGCAAGAACCGTATGTATGGTTTTGACTTTAGCAATTATGTGGGAGCAGAGCCTTATATGGGGGTAACTATGTATGCAGAGCCGCTTCAACTTCGTTATTTTGATGATAAGGCGGAGAAAATGACGGTGAATACGCCGCAGTGGGAAAAGGTATGGAGTACGATCAGCAAATATTACCGAGACAAGGTAATCCTGGACTCCAAAGCGCTGATGGAAGAACAGCAAAATGACAATAAAACCAATTATAATGAAGTTAGCCAGGATCCGTTCCTTTCCGGTCGTGTGGCTATGGTCCTTGCGGACAGCAGCTATGTGAATACGTTGATTGATGCGAATGAAAATGCCGGTAAAGTGATGAAAAATTTTAAGCCGGTGGATTGGGACATTGTAACCGCACCTGTGCACCCGGAGAAGCCGGGCGTGGGCGGAAATATGTATATTAATAATGCTTTTGCGATTAACGCGAGTGCTCCTAACCCGGATACGGCGTGGGATTTCGTGAAATTCCAGGCGAGTGAAGAGTGGGCGAAGCTCAAATCTCGCAGCAGTTATGAAATGGTTAGCCGCAAATCCTACATTAAGCCGGTTGAAGGCAAGGATTATAACGTTGCCGCATTCTATACCTTGAAGCCAACACCTCAAATGAGCTCCAAGGATCAGAAATTGATTACTGAAAAACCGGGTCTTAGCAGTGTTAGATATGTAGGTTCAACCTTCTTCCAGCAAGTGCTTGAGAATAAGAAGACGCCTGCCGAAGCCCTGAAGGCTTATGAGCAAAAAGGCAATGAGATGCTTCAGGCCATTAAGAACAATCCCAAAACCATGTTCCAACCTGACGGTACGCCATACGTTCCGCAGGAAAACGGAAAATAA